The Sphingobacterium bambusae genome includes a window with the following:
- a CDS encoding BfmA/BtgA family mobilization protein: protein MARIDTNVKSIRYPVPCDEKLTLLARKLKRTKRQLFIEMVDYFYRSKKDPADMNDEMLKSDLSRMGNRLVGFFRTQESELLVPIHGMTEEVLGKTAAVKGELKRIKEEHADLAKLLRENTKHAGEQLKLLTSIFDGLANKEEMRAGFRRIMEGYIKEREALGWSPSSGKKDELVRRFRQQIDKL, encoded by the coding sequence ATGGCTAGGATCGATACCAATGTCAAATCCATCCGCTATCCGGTGCCTTGTGATGAAAAACTAACACTTCTTGCCCGTAAGCTGAAACGTACAAAACGGCAACTGTTTATTGAAATGGTGGATTATTTCTACCGTAGCAAAAAAGATCCTGCCGACATGAACGATGAAATGCTCAAGAGTGATCTTTCAAGGATGGGCAATCGCTTAGTAGGCTTCTTTCGCACACAGGAATCAGAGCTACTTGTTCCGATACATGGTATGACGGAGGAAGTTTTAGGAAAGACGGCAGCGGTTAAGGGCGAACTGAAAAGGATCAAAGAAGAACATGCGGATCTAGCGAAATTGCTGCGCGAGAATACAAAGCATGCTGGCGAACAGCTTAAACTGCTAACGTCCATTTTCGACGGGCTGGCAAATAAGGAAGAGATGAGGGCGGGTTTCCGTAGAATCATGGAAGGGTATATTAAAGAGCGGGAAGCGCTTGGCTGGTCGCCGTCCAGTGGTAAAAAGGACGAGCTAGTGCGTCGTTTCCGTCAACAGATAGATAAATTATAG
- a CDS encoding DUF5712 family protein, whose translation MFINISASETGNNKGSSSALVQYLEKENKGRHKSEHEAWFNGGDRSIQPHQVRMAIDGNISKLGKNDSKFFLINLSPSSKELAHLLAVYGEDGLREQLKSFAERMMDEYARNFKRAGVKSSADLLWFAKVENHRYYRHTDKAVKEGIRKVGDIKEGVQTHVQIIVSRKDITGRIKLSPQNNSKGSNAAHSAKLGQFDRKAFKQSGEDVFDAMFGFQRNLKDTVAYASVMKNGSIADKLDMFASYDLWKHSDANDQQIRQPERDDLSSRSTATGNMQREEGSRSVFSDFGLNIQVDQIVPEEEKRKRRINKR comes from the coding sequence ATGTTTATCAACATTAGCGCTTCGGAGACTGGAAACAACAAGGGCAGCAGCAGCGCATTGGTGCAGTATCTAGAGAAGGAAAACAAAGGACGCCACAAAAGTGAACATGAAGCCTGGTTCAATGGCGGTGATCGCTCTATCCAGCCGCATCAGGTACGCATGGCGATTGACGGAAACATCTCCAAGCTTGGAAAGAACGATAGTAAGTTTTTCCTGATAAACCTCAGTCCGAGTAGCAAGGAGCTTGCCCATCTGCTAGCCGTCTATGGAGAGGATGGATTAAGGGAACAGCTTAAATCCTTTGCCGAGCGAATGATGGACGAGTACGCCCGTAATTTTAAACGTGCGGGTGTTAAAAGTTCCGCTGACCTGCTCTGGTTTGCCAAGGTGGAAAACCACCGGTATTACCGCCATACCGATAAAGCGGTAAAAGAGGGAATCAGGAAGGTTGGGGATATCAAGGAAGGAGTACAGACCCATGTTCAGATCATCGTCAGCCGGAAGGATATTACAGGCCGTATCAAGCTAAGCCCGCAGAATAACTCCAAGGGTAGTAATGCAGCACACTCCGCAAAGTTGGGACAGTTCGATAGAAAGGCTTTCAAGCAGTCGGGAGAAGATGTCTTTGATGCCATGTTCGGTTTCCAGCGTAATCTAAAGGATACGGTGGCTTATGCTTCGGTCATGAAGAACGGAAGTATTGCGGATAAACTGGATATGTTTGCCAGTTATGACTTATGGAAGCATTCCGATGCAAACGATCAGCAAATCCGGCAACCAGAAAGGGATGATCTATCTTCAAGGTCAACTGCAACGGGTAACATGCAGAGAGAAGAAGGTTCAAGAAGTGTGTTTTCGGACTTCGGGTTGAACATTCAGGTAGATCAGATCGTGCCGGAGGAGGAAAAGCGAAAACGTAGGATCAATAAACGATAA
- a CDS encoding helix-turn-helix transcriptional regulator produces the protein MNTTFREKDDRMHIGHNIKRIREIQGIKQEAFGQMCRSRYSQQRISDFENMIALDEPLLEELALALGVTPDFVKSFKDENVIYNIQHSHVFNDNSTNSSQHSQPTFNNDGADKMMALLEKFIEEDRAKTQSIAELSRAVLDLTLEVKKLKEEK, from the coding sequence ATGAACACTACTTTTAGGGAAAAAGACGACAGGATGCATATAGGCCATAACATCAAGCGTATTCGCGAGATTCAGGGGATCAAACAGGAAGCTTTCGGACAGATGTGCCGCAGCAGGTATTCCCAGCAGCGCATTTCCGATTTTGAAAATATGATCGCACTTGACGAGCCCCTATTGGAGGAATTGGCATTAGCGTTGGGTGTTACGCCAGATTTTGTCAAATCCTTTAAGGATGAAAACGTTATTTATAACATTCAACATTCTCATGTCTTTAATGATAATTCAACGAATTCTAGTCAACATTCACAACCGACGTTCAACAATGATGGTGCTGATAAGATGATGGCATTACTAGAAAAATTTATTGAGGAAGATCGAGCCAAAACGCAGTCCATTGCGGAGCTAAGCCGAGCAGTATTGGATCTAACCTTGGAGGTTAAGAAACTAAAGGAAGAAAAATAG
- a CDS encoding HEPN domain-containing protein produces the protein MKKITIDAQSTADLQQIISMLTARCKIDRIFMNVYTVVRNPSYELVVLLSNSEHKTSGELDPQISALLRDFPRFAHVSFTAYQVKSRLIEGNLFLHCCCSPEKLVYRNPASKFQLYPEKHAMQETLENVAALFDRENHKVSEFIEGYRYFLQRGSLTHAGFMMHQAFELRYRCMEVLIMGKERVTHSVRSHHRHLLVRSVALGAVFTEGHDRDEQLLDQLDSFYKASRYEDDLEVDAGLLEELRSRMDSFMQISEDMYRRMVTEYSEPMKKLSVNNEEERVIGNRDDQNLEKAVQIDTPMEVPAVDLDETASAVVQLLASSIDSLQYIYLFGHRYQRFTEKGINVSVQRDQKHYDLLIVSGSDIRPQVGKLTTDVLAMLGATVQILAFTKAQVSEELKKNSPFFHQVIRHASPIFQQVGELADWLFHDRLGVRSDEEVKEALSRYWDREANANGFYNGGHAIDCLEESGVKVLLYNQSIQQICLGLLEYYFGYIPYSYSFKHIYTLCSSFWPFLRNVFPRSSAEETILFDDLCNVVKDTLYRGRSEIGWEELRRYDSRCNHIVETCSDMVREELKK, from the coding sequence ATGAAGAAAATAACTATTGACGCCCAAAGTACTGCCGATCTACAACAGATCATCTCCATGCTAACAGCACGATGCAAGATCGATCGCATATTTATGAATGTGTACACTGTTGTAAGAAATCCATCCTATGAGCTGGTTGTGCTGCTTTCCAACAGTGAGCATAAAACGAGCGGAGAGCTTGATCCGCAGATCAGCGCCCTGCTGCGTGATTTTCCAAGATTTGCCCATGTCAGCTTTACAGCCTATCAGGTGAAGAGTCGGCTGATCGAGGGTAACCTGTTTCTTCATTGCTGCTGTAGTCCCGAGAAATTGGTCTACAGAAATCCTGCTTCCAAATTTCAGCTCTATCCCGAGAAACACGCTATGCAAGAAACGCTGGAAAACGTGGCTGCTCTTTTTGACCGTGAGAACCATAAGGTTAGCGAGTTCATTGAAGGCTACCGATATTTTCTGCAACGCGGCTCGCTCACGCATGCGGGATTTATGATGCATCAGGCTTTCGAGCTACGTTATCGCTGCATGGAGGTGCTCATTATGGGCAAGGAGCGCGTTACCCATTCTGTCCGCTCGCACCACCGCCACCTATTGGTCAGATCGGTAGCGCTTGGTGCTGTTTTTACCGAGGGGCACGATAGGGATGAGCAGCTCCTTGACCAGTTGGACAGTTTTTACAAGGCTTCGCGCTATGAAGATGATCTTGAAGTTGATGCAGGGTTATTGGAAGAGCTGAGATCAAGGATGGACAGCTTTATGCAGATCAGTGAAGATATGTACAGGCGGATGGTTACGGAATATAGCGAACCGATGAAGAAACTATCCGTAAATAATGAAGAGGAAAGAGTAATAGGAAATAGGGACGATCAAAATTTAGAAAAAGCTGTGCAGATTGACACGCCTATGGAAGTACCTGCGGTCGATCTAGATGAAACAGCGTCCGCTGTGGTACAACTGCTCGCAAGCTCCATAGATAGCCTGCAATACATCTACCTTTTTGGCCATCGGTATCAGCGATTTACCGAAAAGGGCATAAATGTTAGTGTGCAAAGAGATCAAAAGCATTATGATCTGCTAATCGTTTCGGGGAGCGATATACGGCCGCAGGTAGGGAAGCTTACAACCGATGTCTTGGCCATGCTAGGCGCAACGGTACAAATCCTTGCATTTACCAAGGCGCAGGTCAGCGAAGAGCTAAAGAAGAACAGTCCATTTTTTCATCAGGTTATCCGGCATGCTTCGCCAATCTTTCAGCAGGTAGGCGAGTTAGCCGATTGGCTATTTCACGATAGACTTGGCGTTCGGTCGGACGAGGAAGTGAAGGAGGCGCTGAGCCGATACTGGGACAGGGAAGCAAACGCAAACGGCTTCTACAATGGGGGACATGCTATCGACTGTCTAGAGGAGAGTGGTGTCAAGGTGCTTTTATACAATCAATCCATTCAGCAGATATGCCTTGGTCTTTTAGAATACTATTTTGGATATATACCATACTCGTACAGCTTTAAACACATCTATACGCTTTGCTCTAGTTTCTGGCCGTTTCTTCGGAATGTCTTTCCACGGTCATCGGCAGAAGAAACAATCCTTTTCGATGATCTGTGCAATGTGGTAAAGGATACGCTGTATCGCGGTCGATCCGAGATAGGATGGGAAGAGCTGAGACGCTACGATAGTCGTTGCAACCATATTGTAGAGACCTGTAGCGATATGGTTCGTGAAGAACTGAAAAAGTAA
- a CDS encoding JAB domain-containing protein: MKNRSIANELRVSYYRNEKLLVEDFKHVNSSKLMDKVFRKIWNTDELDVRESFYAIFFNNRLDVVGYRKIADGGLDSIMIDIRLLMSSGLLCNALRFAVAHNHPSGTLRPSGADRALTRTIIEAGSILSMELLDHIILTTESYYSFRDEGDF, from the coding sequence ATGAAAAACAGATCAATCGCCAACGAACTACGTGTTTCCTACTACAGAAATGAAAAACTATTGGTAGAAGACTTCAAACACGTTAACAGCTCCAAGCTAATGGATAAGGTATTCCGAAAGATATGGAATACGGATGAACTGGATGTGCGGGAAAGCTTTTACGCAATTTTCTTTAACAATAGGCTTGATGTTGTTGGTTACCGGAAGATTGCAGATGGAGGATTGGATAGTATTATGATTGATATTAGACTACTCATGTCCTCGGGACTGCTGTGCAATGCACTCAGGTTCGCGGTAGCTCATAACCATCCATCAGGAACGCTGAGGCCAAGCGGAGCCGATAGGGCGCTGACAAGAACGATAATTGAAGCGGGCAGTATCTTGAGTATGGAGCTTCTAGACCATATCATACTTACGACAGAGAGCTATTACTCTTTTAGGGATGAGGGAGACTTTTAA